Proteins encoded together in one Thalassotalea crassostreae window:
- a CDS encoding glycine cleavage system protein R, translating into MRHVVISILGKDRPGIVENLAGIVKDHHGNWQTSSLRHMSDIFAGIVEIAVSDEHAEKMVAELTAIDNLNVQVEVSQPNERADNVVTLDVTANDRPSIVAEISAIIHKNGGNLVKLVSTQVSAADSAQLLFKAHAKIAVENSEQVDVLVEALETISDDLMVDIET; encoded by the coding sequence ATGAGACACGTAGTAATTTCGATTTTGGGTAAAGATCGTCCTGGTATTGTAGAAAACCTTGCTGGAATTGTTAAGGATCATCATGGTAATTGGCAAACAAGTAGCCTTCGTCATATGTCGGATATTTTTGCCGGTATCGTAGAAATTGCGGTAAGTGATGAACATGCCGAGAAGATGGTGGCAGAGTTAACCGCGATTGATAACCTCAATGTTCAAGTTGAAGTTAGCCAACCAAACGAGCGAGCAGACAATGTGGTTACCCTCGATGTAACCGCGAATGACAGACCAAGTATCGTTGCTGAAATATCTGCCATAATCCATAAAAATGGTGGCAATTTAGTTAAGTTAGTGTCGACGCAAGTATCTGCAGCCGATTCTGCTCAGCTTTTATTTAAAGCCCACGCAAAGATTGCAGTGGAAAATAGCGAACAAGTTGATGTGTTGGTCGAAGCCTTGGAGACGATTTCAGACGATCTGATGGTAGATATTGAAACTTAG